One genomic region from Flagellimonas oceani encodes:
- a CDS encoding helix-turn-helix domain-containing protein — translation MYTVSAFSFWAKAILPLNSIETAIPSELNLLHFIFIGISLLGAGVGSYLIFLKKHNLYMGIFMITMAAILLELTLLWWDGVLHIPKIPFYSSISFLLGPSLFLYIQKKVYPNQKERTSKTALYFSIFIVSLALMLVLTNTYENIPKNGLGGLGVQLLNSTSLKSIYCGIFLMLMIKQYLGYRTRIDPMDRNWLRTLVIFFFTIFLISIIGAVFKNEFSLMHVTRYVLAYFFSVFIIIISFLLYLLPTIVTESLLIRLDKDQIKEKYQNSGLTIAMASALRLQLLNSMEEKVFLDPTLSLEILAKKLNTDRYSLSQVINQEFHKNFYEFINDYHINECLAYIDENPHQIDSITDIIYASGFNNKVSFYNAFKKRKNITPAQYIKALNQ, via the coding sequence ATGTATACCGTATCGGCTTTTTCCTTTTGGGCAAAGGCTATACTGCCTTTAAATAGTATTGAGACCGCTATCCCCAGCGAACTCAATCTACTCCATTTTATATTCATTGGAATATCCCTTTTGGGTGCTGGAGTTGGCAGTTACCTTATTTTTTTGAAAAAACATAACCTGTACATGGGAATTTTTATGATCACCATGGCGGCCATCCTTCTTGAGCTTACCTTATTATGGTGGGACGGCGTGCTCCACATTCCCAAAATCCCTTTTTATTCGAGCATTTCCTTTCTTTTGGGGCCCTCTCTTTTTCTCTATATCCAAAAGAAGGTCTACCCCAACCAAAAAGAAAGAACGTCAAAAACAGCACTCTACTTCTCCATATTTATAGTCAGCTTAGCGTTGATGCTGGTTTTGACCAACACCTATGAAAACATACCCAAAAATGGTCTTGGGGGGCTAGGGGTCCAACTCTTGAACAGCACCTCCCTAAAGAGCATTTATTGTGGTATATTTTTAATGCTGATGATCAAACAATATCTAGGTTATCGTACCCGCATTGATCCGATGGACCGTAACTGGCTACGGACTCTTGTCATATTCTTTTTTACCATATTTCTGATCTCGATAATCGGAGCTGTATTTAAAAATGAGTTTTCCCTGATGCATGTTACCAGATACGTGCTGGCCTACTTCTTTTCAGTTTTCATCATCATCATTTCTTTCCTATTGTACCTATTGCCCACCATTGTAACGGAATCTCTGTTGATACGACTGGACAAAGATCAGATCAAGGAAAAATACCAAAACTCCGGCTTGACCATTGCCATGGCAAGCGCATTAAGGCTACAACTTTTAAATTCCATGGAGGAAAAAGTGTTTTTGGACCCGACCTTGTCATTGGAGATCTTGGCCAAAAAACTCAATACGGACAGGTACAGCCTCTCACAAGTCATAAATCAAGAATTCCACAAGAATTTTTATGAATTCATCAATGATTACCACATCAACGAGTGCTTGGCCTATATCGATGAAAACCCGCATCAAATTGACTCTATCACGGACATTATCTACGCATCTGGATTCAATAACAAAGTGTCCTTCTACAACGCCTTCAAAAAGAGAAAAAATATTACTCCGGCGCAGTACATAAAAGCCTTAAATCAATAA
- a CDS encoding SusC/RagA family TonB-linked outer membrane protein, with protein MRTKTKVLLALLMAFVVHLSSAQEKMISGTVTDGSGLPLPGVNVVIKGTTQGTQTDFDGNYNVQAQVGQTLVFSYLGQKETQATVGAQNVINIQMEEDAQALEEVVVVGYGVQKRKEITGAIASVSGADIQGLVTPSFESQLAGRAAGVQITTNNGIIGEAPRIRIRGLGSIGSGTYPLVVVDGIPIITGDTGGYASTNALSSINPNDIESFEILKDGAATAIYGSRAANGVILITTKKGKKGATQVSYNVVTGFASPIKTFDLLNTAQFLETANEKRTNRGQAPWAVGNDYDTDWQDAVLRSNALQMDHNLSVNGGTDRTKYFMSLGFTDQDGVAIPNNLKRHSIRTNLEHDVFDWLTVGGSVAVTRSEFNGLNTGGNSLSGNIFNATRQLPNTPIYDPNNPTGFNLSADGSVVGQWDNTDPVGDNISNIAYVLANNKFQSKENNTLVSVFGDVKLMKGLTYRFQASANNTLTSGFRYWSPVHGDGRGSNGRLDNDNRDILRWNIQNIINYNTSIADAHNIAVTAVAEYQKDKNQYFFGSGTDLLDEFYNKNLVTGAYGTQTSGGSVTENGISSYVGRLSYNFKERYFLQGSIRRDGISKLSEATRWNNFTGYSAGWNIANEEFFSGLNPTISLFKLRGSYSEVGNTDIGSYPYLGLTSASQYGTLNGIAFTQFGNDQLLWETSKKTDFGADLGFFNDKLTVSVDYYKNDIDGLILDVPVPHSLGVPDNTIKKNIGAMKNEGFEFSVNYTPFNTENFSWNVSANLTLDKNTVTSIPDGQDIIGGTSTNTNIAPNLIIREGESINSIYGHRYWGVNPANGNPVYYKADGSLVQGNLETQTYFVFNPSNPGDLSEASSLSAADDKFILGNSLPTYYGSVINRFTYKGFDFSFMFRYSGGNEVFNATRRDLVTQNFNNNSTEILGRWQSASNPGDGITPRLYASSNTFTNLTGHATTRFLEKGDFISLDNITLGYTLPSIVTDKLNVDMVRFFIQGQNLLTITDYKGLNPEMESSGVDINGTPRSKVLSIGLNVNL; from the coding sequence ATGAGAACAAAAACAAAAGTATTACTGGCACTTTTGATGGCATTTGTTGTGCATCTGTCTTCCGCACAGGAAAAAATGATAAGTGGTACAGTAACTGATGGGAGCGGACTGCCATTGCCAGGCGTAAACGTTGTTATCAAGGGAACCACACAAGGTACCCAAACCGATTTTGACGGTAACTATAATGTACAAGCCCAAGTTGGCCAAACGCTTGTATTCAGCTATTTGGGCCAAAAAGAGACCCAAGCCACCGTTGGCGCACAAAACGTTATCAACATACAAATGGAAGAAGACGCACAAGCGTTGGAAGAAGTTGTTGTGGTCGGTTATGGTGTTCAAAAAAGAAAGGAAATCACAGGGGCGATTGCCAGTGTTTCCGGTGCCGACATCCAAGGCCTTGTTACCCCCAGCTTCGAGAGCCAATTGGCAGGTAGGGCAGCTGGTGTACAGATTACCACCAACAACGGTATTATCGGGGAAGCCCCAAGAATCAGGATCAGGGGTCTGGGTTCCATAGGTTCTGGAACCTATCCTTTGGTGGTCGTTGATGGTATTCCGATCATTACAGGAGATACTGGTGGATATGCATCGACCAACGCACTGAGCAGTATCAATCCCAATGATATCGAATCCTTCGAAATTCTAAAAGATGGTGCCGCAACAGCCATTTATGGATCTCGTGCAGCCAATGGTGTAATCTTGATCACCACCAAAAAAGGTAAAAAAGGTGCCACCCAAGTGAGCTACAACGTGGTGACCGGTTTTGCATCACCGATCAAAACCTTTGATTTGTTGAACACAGCACAGTTCTTGGAAACTGCAAACGAAAAACGCACCAACAGAGGACAAGCTCCTTGGGCCGTTGGAAATGACTATGATACCGATTGGCAAGATGCGGTGCTTAGGTCAAACGCACTCCAAATGGACCATAACCTATCCGTAAATGGAGGAACCGACAGGACGAAATACTTCATGTCCCTTGGTTTCACCGATCAAGATGGTGTGGCCATACCAAACAACTTAAAACGTCACAGTATAAGAACCAACCTTGAGCACGATGTGTTCGATTGGTTGACAGTGGGTGGAAGTGTTGCCGTTACCAGAAGTGAATTCAATGGATTGAACACTGGAGGAAACTCACTCTCCGGGAACATTTTCAATGCTACAAGACAGCTTCCCAACACCCCGATCTATGACCCAAACAACCCTACCGGTTTTAACCTGTCCGCAGATGGAAGCGTAGTGGGCCAGTGGGACAACACCGACCCTGTTGGTGACAACATTTCCAACATTGCTTACGTGCTTGCCAATAACAAGTTCCAATCCAAAGAAAACAACACTTTGGTCAGTGTGTTTGGCGACGTAAAACTGATGAAAGGTCTTACCTACAGGTTTCAGGCCAGTGCCAACAACACCCTTACCTCAGGTTTTAGATACTGGAGCCCGGTACATGGTGATGGGCGTGGTTCAAATGGTAGATTGGACAACGATAACAGAGATATTCTAAGATGGAATATCCAGAACATCATCAATTACAATACCAGTATAGCCGACGCACACAATATTGCCGTCACTGCCGTAGCCGAATATCAAAAAGACAAAAACCAATATTTCTTTGGGTCAGGTACCGATCTTTTGGATGAGTTCTATAACAAAAACTTAGTAACAGGAGCTTATGGTACGCAAACTTCAGGGGGTAGCGTTACCGAAAACGGAATCAGCTCCTATGTAGGTCGTTTAAGCTATAATTTTAAGGAACGTTATTTCCTTCAAGGATCTATTCGTAGGGATGGTATTTCCAAGTTGAGCGAAGCTACCCGTTGGAACAACTTTACCGGATATTCTGCAGGTTGGAACATAGCCAACGAAGAATTTTTCAGTGGTTTGAATCCGACCATTTCCCTCTTCAAACTTAGGGGGTCATACTCTGAGGTAGGAAACACCGATATCGGCAGCTATCCATACTTAGGATTGACCTCAGCTTCGCAATACGGCACGCTTAACGGTATTGCATTCACCCAATTTGGCAACGACCAGTTGTTGTGGGAGACCAGTAAAAAGACCGATTTCGGGGCTGATTTAGGCTTCTTTAACGATAAATTGACGGTAAGCGTTGATTACTATAAAAACGATATCGATGGTTTGATTCTTGATGTTCCCGTACCACACTCCTTAGGTGTTCCTGACAACACAATAAAGAAGAACATCGGAGCAATGAAGAATGAAGGATTTGAATTCTCAGTAAATTACACGCCCTTCAATACGGAAAACTTCAGCTGGAATGTTTCTGCCAATTTAACCTTGGACAAAAACACCGTGACCAGTATTCCTGATGGACAGGATATTATCGGAGGTACTTCTACCAACACCAATATTGCTCCCAACCTGATCATAAGGGAAGGTGAATCCATCAACTCCATTTATGGACACAGGTATTGGGGCGTAAACCCGGCCAACGGAAACCCGGTTTACTATAAGGCCGATGGCTCTTTGGTACAAGGAAATTTGGAAACGCAAACCTATTTTGTATTCAACCCTAGCAACCCAGGAGACCTATCTGAAGCTTCTTCTTTGAGTGCTGCGGACGACAAGTTTATTCTTGGAAATTCCTTGCCCACCTATTATGGTTCTGTAATCAACAGGTTCACCTACAAGGGCTTCGATTTCAGCTTTATGTTCCGTTACAGCGGTGGCAACGAAGTGTTCAACGCAACTCGAAGGGATTTAGTGACCCAGAACTTCAACAACAACTCTACCGAGATCTTGGGAAGATGGCAAAGTGCTTCCAATCCTGGAGATGGAATTACACCTAGGCTTTACGCAAGTAGCAACACTTTCACCAACCTGACCGGACATGCCACTACCAGATTCCTGGAAAAAGGTGATTTCATCAGTTTGGACAACATCACTTTGGGCTATACACTCCCATCGATCGTAACCGATAAGTTGAACGTGGACATGGTAAGGTTCTTTATCCAAGGACAAAACCTATTGACCATTACAGACTATAAGGGCTTGAACCCAGAAATGGAATCCAGTGGTGTTGACATTAACGGTACACCAAGATCAAAAGTATTATCCATAGGTCTAAATGTTAATCTATAA
- a CDS encoding RagB/SusD family nutrient uptake outer membrane protein gives MKKIFKYITLSFFGISVISCSDETVLDLSPINNISLGDAFSSPSLIESSVNGMYNAAAIGQYNSTNPNAGRGYIWGAAFVQQGDNRGEDVVNVATFYQLTYTATYDPTTANNVYYWVDGYRLINRANLVIEGVTTAAEAGIITQDVADDYIGQAKFLRAITHFELLNFFARPYNFSAGASHPGVPYREVGIDTQAEIDSEIVLGRNTVAEVYAKVLQDLDDAESLITNTSLTKASANAAVAFKTRVYLHMRDWDGVIAEGNKLAGEYTLEDSPNGPFLDSYGNSESIFSLTQAATMNPGVNAALASQYNRRRLVAISPIIWRDPSWLADDLRREDNSTETEVGTGMVFTAGGAKFTLKYKDGVNYTDASPVIRYAEVLLNMAEAQARKAAPDLGASLALLNQVRNRSLADPDTQAYVAGDFANAGELVGAILKERRIEFLMEGRRWSDIHRLQGDDLQPINGIPQKVANGTPAAELYTLGTPYDGPYGVPAVPYADFKFLWPIPQIEVNANPTLAEQQNPGW, from the coding sequence ATGAAAAAGATATTCAAATACATCACCCTTTCCTTTTTTGGAATTAGTGTGATCTCATGTTCTGACGAAACTGTTCTGGACCTCAGTCCAATCAACAACATCTCGTTGGGCGATGCCTTTTCATCCCCATCTTTGATAGAGAGTTCGGTAAACGGGATGTACAATGCTGCCGCCATTGGGCAGTACAACTCAACAAACCCCAATGCAGGCCGTGGATATATCTGGGGTGCCGCGTTCGTACAACAAGGGGACAACAGAGGGGAAGATGTGGTAAACGTCGCAACCTTCTACCAGTTGACCTACACGGCCACATACGACCCAACAACAGCGAACAACGTGTATTATTGGGTGGATGGTTACCGTTTGATCAACAGGGCCAACTTGGTGATCGAAGGAGTTACCACAGCAGCTGAAGCAGGTATCATTACCCAAGACGTAGCCGATGATTATATTGGTCAAGCTAAATTTTTAAGAGCGATCACTCACTTCGAGTTGTTGAACTTCTTTGCAAGACCCTATAACTTTTCTGCAGGCGCTTCACACCCTGGAGTTCCTTACAGAGAGGTAGGTATTGACACTCAGGCTGAAATCGATTCTGAAATCGTGCTAGGTAGAAACACCGTAGCGGAAGTTTATGCAAAAGTATTGCAGGATTTGGACGATGCAGAGAGCCTGATCACCAACACCTCATTGACCAAGGCGTCTGCAAACGCCGCCGTTGCCTTTAAAACAAGAGTGTATCTTCATATGAGAGACTGGGACGGTGTTATTGCCGAGGGCAACAAACTTGCTGGTGAGTACACCTTGGAAGATTCTCCAAATGGACCCTTCCTTGACAGTTATGGAAACTCCGAGTCAATTTTCTCATTGACACAGGCCGCAACCATGAACCCAGGTGTGAACGCTGCTTTGGCCTCTCAGTACAACAGAAGAAGATTGGTGGCCATTAGCCCTATCATCTGGAGAGATCCTAGCTGGTTGGCTGACGATTTGCGTCGTGAGGACAATTCAACAGAAACCGAAGTGGGCACCGGAATGGTATTTACCGCCGGAGGAGCAAAATTCACCCTAAAATATAAAGATGGAGTAAACTATACCGATGCTTCCCCTGTTATCCGCTATGCCGAAGTATTGTTGAACATGGCCGAAGCACAAGCTAGAAAAGCTGCTCCAGACCTAGGTGCCTCATTGGCCCTATTGAACCAAGTAAGAAACAGATCTCTTGCAGACCCAGACACTCAAGCTTATGTAGCCGGTGATTTTGCAAATGCCGGAGAACTTGTTGGCGCAATCCTTAAAGAAAGAAGAATCGAGTTTTTGATGGAGGGCAGAAGATGGTCCGATATCCACAGACTTCAAGGAGATGATCTTCAACCCATCAACGGAATACCACAAAAGGTAGCCAATGGAACACCTGCAGCTGAACTGTACACTTTGGGAACTCCATACGATGGCCCTTATGGTGTGCCTGCGGTTCCTTATGCAGACTTCAAGTTTCTCTGGCCAATTCCCCAGATAGAGGTCAATGCCAATCCAACTCTGGCAGAACAACAAAACCCAGGCTGGTAA
- a CDS encoding TonB-dependent receptor, with amino-acid sequence MQKRTYIFSLLFLSLCGTVIAQEEDNIGTETVTVVKPYSPTVSDAFKIKSSPSLNDSIVLQKKKIDYSIFSVPVASTFTPAKGKASGVEKTPPPTLYNSYASIGLGNYNNALVDFYTSREFNRGEDLLDFGLTHNSSRGDLDSTPLETDFYDTKVNASYAKKDRYMDWGASIGLQHQLYNWYGIQSELFSEDEINTMDETQNYFNAEAKAHFNMEDSYFKSGNLLLRRFWDATESAENRAVINPTFELPVTEELITISAKVDYVGGSFENGSITEAANEGEKKYSNLQAGVTPSLLILRDDLTINLGANLVYGLDMENSENNFYIYPAVTASYRVMDENVIAYGGIEGELRQNSYYDFVNDNPFVSPTLDIVPTDQQYEGYLGLKGQLTSNVGYNIKGSYMAENRKPLFFHNPINTSRDDEKSYFYGNSFQVFYDDVKTLGVFGEINLDINRNFSLGVNGEFYDYDTETDNPAWNLPSIKGSVFMDYQISDQWYMGANLFYVGERDDLLSQIDPLDSELQFQQVTLDGFFDANAHVGYRFNEQLSIFVKASNIANNNYQRWANFRVQGFQALAGVSYKFDF; translated from the coding sequence ATGCAAAAGAGAACCTATATATTTTCATTACTTTTTTTGAGCCTTTGCGGAACGGTTATCGCCCAGGAAGAGGATAACATTGGTACGGAAACGGTAACGGTGGTAAAGCCGTATTCCCCGACCGTTTCGGATGCCTTTAAAATTAAATCGTCGCCCAGTTTGAACGATTCCATCGTGCTCCAAAAAAAGAAAATCGATTACAGCATATTTTCGGTGCCCGTAGCATCCACATTTACCCCGGCAAAGGGAAAGGCTTCGGGGGTGGAAAAAACACCGCCGCCCACTTTGTACAATTCCTATGCGTCCATCGGGTTGGGCAATTACAACAATGCCTTGGTGGATTTTTACACAAGTCGTGAATTCAATAGAGGGGAGGATTTGTTGGATTTTGGGCTGACGCACAATTCGTCACGGGGAGATTTGGATTCCACACCCTTGGAAACCGATTTTTATGACACCAAGGTGAACGCTTCGTATGCCAAAAAAGACCGTTACATGGATTGGGGTGCGTCTATTGGCCTTCAACACCAACTTTATAATTGGTACGGCATCCAGAGCGAATTGTTCAGTGAAGATGAGATCAATACGATGGATGAGACGCAAAACTATTTCAATGCCGAGGCCAAAGCACATTTTAATATGGAGGATTCTTATTTTAAGAGCGGTAACCTGTTGTTGCGACGTTTTTGGGACGCCACGGAATCTGCTGAGAACCGCGCGGTGATCAATCCAACTTTTGAACTTCCGGTAACGGAGGAATTGATCACAATTTCGGCCAAGGTAGATTATGTGGGGGGTAGTTTTGAAAATGGCTCCATTACGGAAGCTGCCAATGAGGGAGAGAAGAAATATAGCAATCTGCAGGCCGGTGTTACGCCAAGCTTGTTGATTTTACGTGATGATTTGACGATTAACCTGGGGGCGAACCTTGTTTACGGATTGGATATGGAAAACAGCGAGAACAACTTTTATATCTATCCGGCCGTGACCGCTTCGTACCGTGTTATGGACGAAAATGTAATTGCCTACGGTGGAATAGAGGGGGAGTTAAGGCAAAATTCCTATTACGATTTTGTCAATGATAACCCTTTTGTATCCCCGACTTTGGATATTGTCCCGACCGATCAACAGTACGAAGGGTATTTGGGTTTAAAAGGACAGTTGACCTCTAATGTGGGCTATAACATCAAAGGTTCGTATATGGCAGAGAACAGGAAGCCTTTGTTTTTTCATAACCCCATCAATACTTCCCGGGATGATGAAAAAAGCTATTTCTACGGCAATTCCTTTCAGGTATTTTATGATGATGTAAAAACCTTGGGCGTTTTCGGGGAAATCAATCTGGATATTAACCGCAACTTTTCGTTGGGCGTCAACGGAGAATTCTATGATTACGATACCGAAACGGATAATCCGGCTTGGAACCTACCCTCCATTAAAGGGTCGGTTTTCATGGATTACCAGATTTCAGACCAATGGTACATGGGAGCTAATTTGTTCTATGTTGGGGAAAGGGATGATCTATTGTCTCAAATCGACCCGCTTGATTCAGAATTACAATTCCAACAAGTGACTTTAGATGGCTTTTTTGATGCCAATGCACACGTAGGATACCGTTTTAATGAACAGCTCTCCATTTTTGTGAAAGCATCCAATATCGCCAATAACAATTACCAGCGTTGGGCTAATTTTAGGGTGCAAGGTTTCCAAGCCTTGGCAGGAGTGTCCTATAAGTTTGATTTTTAG
- a CDS encoding tetratricopeptide repeat protein, translated as MNRKSLLLIPIFMGTFFVPSAQETKIYTHENKAYQDALALYNNEQYQAAQNIFESVKTSTKDGETEANSAYYAANAAIRLNQRGADKMMEDFVERYPTSTKRNSAFLDVADYYFETGKYPYALKWYKKVDENSMPYSERDRFNFNNGYALYASKRPQEAERYLNKVTTSQKYGSQAKYYLGYIAYEQDDYNSASARFDQIRDPELLDEKLTYYQADLNFKLGKFDEAIELAKKQLSKSNREEISELNKIIGESYFNLEQYAEAIPYLEAYRGKRGKWNNTDYYLLGYSHYKLGNYEQAVQQFNKIIGGNNAVSQNAYYHLAECYLKLDKKSEALNAFRNASQMEFSPEIQKDAWLNYARLSYEIGNAYEPVPQVLTTYLEKYPKDEHQMEVQELLVDSYITSRNFEGAMQLLEENQNYASKETYQKVAYYRGIELFIDGNYEGAWERFDKSLKSAANTNFEARALYWKAESAYRLNRFEEALVDFVRFQNSPVSKSLPEYEHLDYNLGYTYFKLKDYNNAISYFQNVVSSNAIDDQRKNDGYLRLGDSYFVNSKYQLAKKAYDTASGMNGPERDYAAFQKTLCDGFLGNNSAKIDGLNEFLTKYPSSSLRDDALFELGNSYINNNQESLGLQTYDRIVAEYATSKFAPRGLLRSGLVYYNSSRNNQALDKLKEVVQKYPNTQEAKQAVATAKLVYVDEGRVSEYAAWARNLDFVEVTDSELDNASFESAERKQIEGKTPAAIRGYEDYLKQFPNGLHAQNANFALAQLYFANGEKERALPKYKAVADGGNGEYTEQALTRVCEIYVDRQDYNSAIPYLKRLESSADISENKTFAQSNLMKGYYGQKDYSQTIAYAEKVLNAPKIDDRIKSDAQIMIARSAIATNNENLAKTAYQNVKQIASGELAAEAWYYDAYFKNKEQNFKASNEAVQKLAKDYAAYKEWAGKGLVIMAKNFYNLGDAFQATYILESVITNFSEFEDIVADAKSELATVKAKEAESNSSVDPNQN; from the coding sequence ATGAATCGAAAAAGCCTCCTTTTAATTCCCATTTTTATGGGAACTTTTTTTGTGCCGTCCGCACAGGAAACCAAAATATATACCCACGAAAACAAAGCCTATCAAGATGCCTTGGCGCTCTACAACAACGAGCAATACCAGGCCGCTCAGAACATTTTTGAGTCCGTAAAGACATCCACCAAAGATGGGGAGACCGAAGCCAACAGCGCTTATTATGCCGCGAACGCCGCTATACGTTTGAACCAGCGCGGAGCGGATAAAATGATGGAAGACTTTGTAGAGCGTTACCCAACATCTACCAAACGAAATTCAGCTTTTTTGGACGTGGCCGACTACTATTTTGAAACGGGAAAATATCCCTACGCTTTAAAATGGTACAAAAAAGTGGATGAAAATTCCATGCCCTATTCGGAACGCGACCGTTTTAATTTTAACAACGGATATGCCCTTTATGCGTCCAAACGTCCACAAGAGGCAGAGCGCTATCTGAACAAGGTGACGACTTCCCAAAAATATGGTTCACAGGCCAAATATTACTTGGGATATATCGCCTACGAGCAGGACGATTACAACTCGGCAAGTGCACGGTTCGACCAAATCAGGGACCCAGAACTGCTCGATGAAAAGTTGACGTACTATCAGGCCGACCTGAATTTTAAACTGGGTAAGTTCGATGAGGCCATTGAGCTTGCCAAGAAACAATTGTCAAAATCAAATAGGGAAGAAATTTCCGAACTCAACAAAATCATTGGCGAGAGCTATTTCAATTTGGAACAATATGCCGAGGCCATTCCCTATTTGGAAGCATATCGGGGCAAACGCGGAAAATGGAACAATACGGATTATTACCTCTTGGGCTATAGCCATTATAAGTTGGGCAACTACGAACAGGCCGTTCAACAGTTCAATAAAATTATAGGGGGCAACAACGCCGTTTCCCAAAATGCATATTACCATCTAGCGGAGTGCTATTTGAAATTGGATAAAAAATCCGAAGCATTGAACGCTTTCCGAAATGCTTCGCAAATGGAGTTCAGCCCGGAAATCCAAAAAGATGCTTGGTTGAACTATGCCCGTTTGAGCTACGAAATCGGGAATGCCTACGAACCCGTTCCACAGGTTTTGACCACCTATCTGGAAAAATATCCAAAGGATGAACATCAAATGGAGGTTCAGGAACTTTTGGTGGATTCCTATATTACTTCACGAAATTTTGAGGGAGCGATGCAACTTTTGGAAGAGAACCAAAACTATGCGAGCAAGGAAACCTATCAAAAAGTGGCGTACTACCGAGGAATTGAATTGTTTATCGATGGCAATTATGAAGGTGCTTGGGAACGGTTCGATAAATCCCTGAAAAGCGCAGCAAACACAAATTTTGAGGCCCGGGCACTTTATTGGAAAGCGGAATCAGCTTATAGGTTGAACCGTTTTGAGGAGGCTTTGGTCGATTTTGTGCGTTTCCAGAACTCACCGGTCTCCAAATCGCTTCCAGAGTATGAGCATTTGGATTATAATCTGGGCTACACCTATTTCAAACTAAAAGACTACAACAACGCCATTTCCTATTTTCAGAATGTGGTGAGCTCCAATGCTATTGATGACCAAAGAAAGAACGATGGTTATCTCAGGTTGGGGGATAGTTACTTTGTAAACAGTAAATATCAATTGGCAAAGAAGGCTTACGATACGGCATCCGGTATGAACGGTCCCGAGCGCGATTATGCGGCCTTTCAAAAAACGCTATGCGATGGCTTTTTGGGGAATAATTCCGCAAAAATCGATGGTTTGAACGAGTTTTTGACCAAGTACCCTTCCTCTTCCCTTCGGGATGATGCCCTCTTTGAACTGGGAAATTCCTATATCAACAATAACCAGGAGAGTCTGGGGCTGCAAACCTATGATCGTATCGTGGCGGAATACGCCACCAGCAAGTTTGCTCCACGCGGATTGTTGCGTTCCGGATTGGTGTATTACAACTCAAGTCGTAACAATCAAGCTTTGGACAAGCTTAAGGAAGTGGTTCAAAAATATCCAAACACCCAAGAGGCCAAACAAGCGGTGGCCACTGCCAAGTTGGTTTATGTGGATGAAGGTAGGGTAAGCGAATACGCTGCTTGGGCCAGAAACTTGGACTTTGTGGAGGTAACCGATTCGGAACTGGACAATGCGAGCTTTGAATCCGCCGAAAGAAAACAAATCGAAGGAAAAACTCCTGCTGCCATACGTGGATATGAGGATTATTTGAAGCAATTTCCCAACGGATTGCACGCACAGAACGCAAATTTCGCCTTGGCGCAACTCTATTTTGCCAACGGGGAAAAGGAAAGAGCCCTACCTAAATACAAAGCCGTTGCCGATGGTGGCAATGGGGAGTACACCGAGCAGGCTTTGACCCGTGTTTGTGAGATATACGTGGACAGGCAAGACTATAATAGCGCTATTCCATATTTAAAAAGATTGGAAAGTAGCGCCGATATTTCGGAGAACAAAACCTTTGCCCAATCCAATTTGATGAAAGGGTATTACGGCCAAAAGGATTACTCGCAGACCATTGCTTATGCTGAAAAAGTGTTGAACGCTCCAAAAATCGATGACCGCATCAAAAGTGATGCACAGATCATGATCGCGCGATCCGCTATTGCGACCAACAATGAAAATTTGGCCAAGACCGCATATCAAAATGTGAAGCAGATTGCATCTGGAGAGTTGGCGGCCGAAGCTTGGTACTACGATGCCTATTTTAAGAATAAGGAGCAGAATTTTAAGGCGTCCAACGAGGCGGTTCAAAAATTGGCGAAGGATTATGCGGCCTACAAGGAATGGGCAGGAAAAGGTTTGGTGATCATGGCGAAGAACTTCTACAATCTGGGAGATGCATTCCAAGCGACCTACATTCTGGAAAGTGTGATTACCAATTTTTCCGAATTTGAGGACATCGTTGCGGATGCCAAGAGTGAACTGGCCACTGTTAAGGCCAAAGAGGCAGAGAGCAATTCATCCGTAGATCCCAACCAAAATTAA